From a region of the Agrobacterium larrymoorei genome:
- the cysW gene encoding sulfate ABC transporter permease subunit CysW: MSAVSAHRKPPRVGDTPWVRRSLIAFVLVIGAFLVVAPLLIIAVEAFSQGWKTYAATINHPDTRHAIMLTVITALIAVPINTLFGIAAAWSITKFDFWGKRFLLVIVEIPFSISPIVAGVAYLFVYGLQGLFGPLLDAYEIKILFALPGIVIASMFVTAPFVARELIPLMQAQGRDLEEAATSLGASGWRTFFSVTLPNIKWALLYGVVLCNARVMGEFGAVSIVSGNIRGQTNTLPLHVELLYHDYQAAGAFASASILAALAVITIIAKVALERRGAGRGRRKTSADTVLTTETSP; this comes from the coding sequence ATGAGCGCAGTTTCAGCACATCGCAAACCGCCGCGCGTGGGTGATACGCCGTGGGTTCGTCGCAGCCTGATCGCCTTCGTTCTCGTCATCGGGGCGTTTCTGGTCGTCGCACCCCTTTTGATCATTGCGGTCGAAGCCTTCTCGCAGGGCTGGAAGACTTACGCAGCAACGATCAACCATCCCGATACGCGCCACGCCATCATGCTGACAGTGATCACGGCGCTGATCGCAGTGCCGATCAATACGCTTTTCGGCATTGCTGCGGCGTGGTCGATCACGAAGTTCGACTTCTGGGGCAAACGCTTCCTTCTGGTCATTGTCGAGATACCCTTTTCCATCTCCCCAATCGTTGCGGGTGTCGCCTATCTTTTCGTCTATGGCCTGCAGGGTCTCTTCGGTCCTCTGCTGGATGCCTACGAGATAAAAATACTTTTTGCTCTGCCGGGAATCGTCATTGCGTCCATGTTCGTCACGGCGCCTTTCGTCGCTCGCGAGTTGATCCCCCTTATGCAGGCACAGGGGCGCGATCTCGAAGAAGCCGCCACATCGCTCGGCGCTTCCGGTTGGCGCACATTCTTTTCCGTCACCTTGCCCAACATCAAATGGGCATTGCTTTACGGCGTGGTGCTCTGCAATGCCCGTGTCATGGGTGAATTCGGCGCGGTGTCCATCGTTTCCGGCAATATTCGCGGCCAGACGAACACGTTGCCTTTGCATGTCGAGCTTCTGTATCACGATTATCAAGCCGCCGGGGCGTTCGCTTCCGCCTCGATCCTCGCGGCGCTCGCCGTCATCACCATCATTGCCAAAGTTGCGCTGGAGCGTCGCGGCGCCGGGCGCGGTCGCAGGAAGACCAGTGCCGATACCGTTCTCACCACGGAGACAAGTCCATGA
- the cysT gene encoding sulfate ABC transporter permease subunit CysT: MPRSQVSDAACAQCFKGAGLKRNVLPGLRLSLGVTLLYVGIIVVLPLAALVFKAASLGPAEYWSIISSPRAVASYRVTVLCALAATVFNVVFGLALAWVLTRYRFPGWRVVDAIVDLPFALPTAVAGIALTALFAGNGWFGSVLAQFGIKVAYTPLGIMVAMAFTSLPFIVRTVQPVLEDLDPALEEAAQSLGGSDLEIFRKVILPLLTPALLAGLSLSFARSLGEFGAIIFIAGNQPFSTEITALLIFIRLEEYDYQAAAAIASVLLITAFVMLAVTNYLQARALRYTVRS, translated from the coding sequence ATGCCGAGGTCGCAAGTCAGCGACGCGGCATGCGCGCAATGCTTCAAGGGGGCGGGTTTGAAACGAAATGTCTTGCCTGGGCTCAGGCTTTCGCTTGGTGTCACCCTGCTTTACGTCGGCATCATCGTCGTTCTGCCGCTTGCAGCACTGGTCTTCAAAGCGGCAAGCCTCGGCCCTGCGGAATACTGGTCGATCATTTCCTCTCCGCGCGCCGTTGCCAGCTACCGCGTAACCGTTCTCTGCGCTTTAGCCGCGACGGTTTTCAATGTCGTTTTCGGTCTGGCACTTGCCTGGGTTTTGACGCGCTACCGGTTTCCTGGCTGGCGCGTCGTCGATGCAATCGTTGACCTGCCGTTTGCGCTGCCCACTGCCGTTGCCGGTATCGCGCTGACGGCTCTCTTTGCTGGAAATGGCTGGTTCGGATCGGTGCTGGCGCAGTTCGGCATCAAGGTCGCTTATACGCCGCTGGGCATTATGGTCGCGATGGCCTTTACCAGCCTGCCTTTCATCGTTCGCACGGTCCAGCCTGTGCTCGAGGATCTCGATCCCGCTTTGGAAGAGGCGGCGCAATCTCTGGGCGGGTCCGATCTGGAAATCTTCCGCAAGGTTATTCTCCCACTCCTGACGCCTGCACTTCTTGCGGGCCTGTCGCTCTCCTTCGCCCGTAGTCTGGGAGAATTCGGCGCGATCATTTTCATCGCCGGAAACCAGCCCTTTTCAACTGAGATTACCGCGCTGCTGATCTTCATCCGTCTGGAGGAATATGATTATCAGGCCGCAGCCGCCATCGCCTCCGTGCTGCTGATCACCGCCTTCGTCATGCTTGCGGTCACCAATTATCTTCAGGCTCGTGCCTTGCGTTATACGGTAAGGAGCTGA
- the cysP gene encoding thiosulfate ABC transporter substrate-binding protein CysP, with the protein MKRIALIGAAIAALISTASHAEEPKTLLNASYDVAREIFAAENEAFIKAHPGVTIDQSHAGTSKQARAIVEGLAADVVTFNQVTDIDFLVKQGFVSADWQKDFPNDASPFYSFPSFLVRKGNPKNIKDWDDLVRDDVKIVFPNPKTSGNARYTYLAAAAFAKEKFNGDEAKVDEFIKKIFANVPVFDTGGRAATTTFVEREIGDVLITFEAETRGIAKQYGTDKFEGVVPSVSLLSEFPVAIVDKVVDKRGSRELAKSYLGFLYTEEGQRIAAEFGHRVHDQKIAAEFKGQFPEIRLVNVNDVFGGWDKIQKEHFASGGKLDTLYGNR; encoded by the coding sequence ATGAAACGGATCGCACTTATCGGCGCTGCAATCGCGGCACTGATTTCAACAGCCAGCCATGCAGAGGAGCCAAAGACGCTTCTCAACGCATCCTATGATGTCGCACGCGAAATCTTCGCAGCGGAAAACGAAGCCTTCATCAAGGCTCATCCCGGCGTCACCATCGATCAGTCGCATGCGGGCACATCCAAGCAGGCGCGAGCCATCGTTGAAGGTCTGGCTGCCGACGTGGTGACGTTCAATCAGGTCACGGACATCGATTTCCTCGTGAAGCAGGGCTTCGTTTCCGCCGATTGGCAGAAGGATTTCCCCAACGACGCTTCGCCCTTCTACTCCTTCCCGTCTTTCCTCGTTCGCAAGGGCAACCCCAAGAACATCAAGGATTGGGACGATCTCGTTCGTGACGATGTGAAGATCGTGTTCCCGAACCCGAAAACCTCCGGCAATGCCCGCTACACCTATCTCGCGGCAGCCGCTTTCGCCAAGGAGAAGTTCAACGGTGATGAGGCAAAGGTGGATGAGTTCATCAAGAAAATCTTCGCAAACGTTCCTGTTTTCGATACCGGAGGCCGCGCTGCGACCACGACATTCGTTGAGCGTGAAATCGGCGATGTGCTGATCACGTTCGAAGCAGAAACGCGCGGCATCGCCAAGCAATATGGTACGGACAAGTTCGAGGGCGTGGTCCCTTCCGTCAGCCTTTTGTCCGAATTCCCGGTCGCCATTGTCGACAAGGTTGTGGACAAGCGCGGTTCGCGTGAACTGGCAAAATCATATCTCGGCTTCCTTTACACGGAAGAAGGTCAGCGAATCGCTGCGGAATTCGGCCACCGCGTTCACGATCAGAAAATTGCCGCTGAGTTCAAGGGTCAATTCCCGGAAATTCGCCTCGTCAACGTCAATGATGTTTTCGGCGGCTGGGACAAGATTCAAAAAGAGCATTTCGCATCCGGCGGCAAGCTTGATACGCTTTACGGCAACCGCTAA
- a CDS encoding enoyl-CoA hydratase/isomerase family protein, with translation MQNNFADTDVVTERRGAAGIIRLNRPKAINSLTLAMVHEMRAALERFERDSAVKCVILLGEGERGLCAGGDVRQIYSARAASEEERTRFWRDEFPLNYLISHYSKPFVALMDGIVMGGGVGISAHGSHRIVTERTRLAMPETAIGYFPDVGATWLLPKAPGEAGTWLGLTGKEIGAADALYAGLADYHVPSQELSKLIDGLSEVSNEDNVDQVIRHFATAPDESVLQRNQALINEAFRFDQVEDIIAELEKRDDDFARESLALLNMRSPTSLKLTLLLLRKGRDSSGLVECLEREFAAGCEILRRHDFYEGVRAALVDKDRNPQWKPSSLADVTESDIASYLKPSAAPLFPDHRL, from the coding sequence ATGCAAAATAATTTTGCCGATACGGATGTCGTCACCGAGAGGCGCGGCGCGGCAGGCATCATCAGGCTCAACAGACCGAAAGCCATCAACAGCCTGACGCTTGCCATGGTGCACGAGATGAGAGCGGCGCTGGAGCGTTTCGAACGGGATTCAGCCGTAAAATGCGTGATACTTCTGGGGGAAGGCGAACGCGGTCTCTGCGCCGGGGGCGATGTACGCCAGATTTATAGCGCCCGCGCTGCATCGGAGGAGGAGCGCACCCGGTTCTGGCGCGATGAATTTCCGCTCAATTACCTGATCTCGCACTATTCCAAGCCGTTCGTCGCGCTGATGGACGGTATCGTCATGGGTGGCGGCGTCGGCATCTCCGCCCATGGAAGCCATCGCATCGTCACGGAGCGGACGCGGCTCGCCATGCCCGAAACCGCCATCGGGTATTTTCCCGATGTCGGCGCGACCTGGCTTTTGCCCAAGGCCCCCGGAGAGGCCGGAACGTGGTTGGGTTTGACCGGAAAGGAAATCGGTGCAGCCGATGCCCTCTATGCGGGGCTTGCAGATTACCACGTCCCATCACAAGAACTTTCGAAACTGATCGATGGCCTCTCAGAGGTTTCAAATGAAGATAATGTCGATCAGGTGATCAGGCATTTCGCGACCGCGCCGGACGAGAGTGTGCTGCAGCGCAATCAAGCGCTCATCAATGAGGCTTTCCGCTTCGATCAAGTGGAAGACATCATCGCCGAACTGGAAAAACGCGATGACGATTTCGCCCGCGAAAGCCTCGCCCTTCTGAACATGCGATCCCCCACCAGCCTGAAGCTGACGCTTCTTCTGTTGCGCAAGGGGCGCGATAGCTCCGGCCTGGTGGAGTGTCTGGAGCGTGAGTTTGCGGCGGGATGCGAGATATTGCGGCGCCACGATTTTTACGAGGGAGTAAGGGCGGCGCTTGTGGACAAGGACCGCAATCCTCAGTGGAAGCCGTCTTCGCTGGCCGATGTGACTGAGAGCGATATTGCGTCTTACCTTAAGCCAAGCGCTGCGCCCCTTTTTCCGGATCATCGGCTTTGA
- a CDS encoding DUF2934 domain-containing protein gives MQVSEYEWISKRAYTLWESEGHPHGRDAEHWEQAKKEFALMENTKATKPAHRKKGEVKVATLGEEAAKPKTRARKVAGAK, from the coding sequence ATGCAGGTTTCAGAATACGAGTGGATCAGTAAGCGGGCTTATACACTTTGGGAAAGCGAAGGGCATCCGCACGGGCGCGACGCCGAACACTGGGAACAGGCGAAAAAAGAATTCGCGTTGATGGAAAATACCAAGGCTACCAAACCCGCACACCGCAAAAAGGGCGAAGTCAAAGTGGCCACCCTTGGAGAAGAAGCGGCAAAGCCGAAGACGCGGGCACGCAAGGTCGCAGGGGCCAAGTAA
- a CDS encoding saccharopine dehydrogenase family protein, with protein sequence MKKNVLIIGAGGVAQVVAHKCAQNSDVLGDIHIASRTVEKCRTIVESVREKKSLKTEVKLEAHALDAMDIEATKALIEKTGVQIVINVGSAFVNMSVLQACMDTGVAYMDTAIHEDPTKICETPPWYGNYEWKRAAECKEKGVTAILGVGFDPGVVNAYARLAKDEYFDKVSSVDIVDINAGSHGRWFSTNFDPEINFREFTGVVYSWQKGQWQTNQMFEVGQEFDLPVVGKQKAYMTGHDEVHSLSKNMDGADVRFWMGFGDHYINVFTVLNNLGLLSEKPVTTAEGLEVVPLKVVKAVLPDPSSLAPDYVGKTCIGDIVKGTKDGKEKEVFIYNVADHKEAYEEVGSQGISYTAGVPPVAAAMLIATGEWDVKQMANVEELPPQPFLNILNRIGLPSRIKDENGDRALTF encoded by the coding sequence ATGAAGAAGAACGTTCTCATCATCGGCGCCGGTGGCGTAGCACAGGTCGTAGCCCATAAGTGCGCCCAGAATAGCGATGTATTGGGAGACATTCATATTGCGTCACGCACCGTTGAAAAGTGCCGCACGATTGTCGAATCCGTACGTGAAAAGAAGAGCCTCAAGACCGAGGTGAAACTTGAAGCCCATGCGCTGGACGCGATGGATATCGAGGCGACGAAAGCCTTGATTGAAAAGACCGGCGTCCAGATCGTCATCAACGTCGGTTCTGCCTTCGTCAATATGTCCGTTCTTCAGGCCTGCATGGACACGGGTGTTGCCTATATGGATACGGCGATCCACGAGGATCCCACGAAAATCTGCGAAACGCCGCCTTGGTACGGAAACTACGAGTGGAAGCGCGCCGCGGAATGCAAGGAAAAGGGCGTCACCGCCATTCTCGGAGTCGGCTTCGACCCAGGCGTGGTAAACGCCTATGCACGTCTTGCCAAGGATGAGTATTTCGACAAGGTCAGCTCGGTCGATATCGTCGATATCAATGCCGGTAGCCATGGCCGCTGGTTCTCCACCAACTTCGACCCGGAAATCAACTTCCGCGAATTTACCGGCGTCGTCTATTCCTGGCAGAAAGGCCAGTGGCAGACGAACCAGATGTTCGAAGTCGGTCAGGAATTCGATCTGCCGGTCGTCGGCAAGCAGAAGGCCTATATGACCGGCCACGACGAAGTGCACTCGCTGTCGAAGAACATGGACGGTGCGGATGTGCGTTTCTGGATGGGCTTCGGTGATCACTACATCAATGTTTTCACCGTGCTGAACAATCTTGGTCTGCTCTCCGAAAAGCCTGTCACGACGGCAGAAGGTCTGGAAGTCGTTCCGCTGAAGGTGGTCAAGGCCGTGCTGCCCGATCCGTCTTCGCTGGCGCCCGATTATGTCGGCAAGACCTGCATTGGCGATATCGTCAAGGGCACGAAGGACGGCAAGGAAAAGGAAGTCTTCATCTACAACGTGGCTGACCACAAGGAAGCCTATGAAGAAGTCGGCTCTCAGGGCATTTCCTACACTGCCGGTGTTCCGCCCGTCGCCGCCGCCATGCTCATTGCCACCGGTGAGTGGGACGTGAAGCAGATGGCGAATGTGGAAGAGCTTCCGCCGCAGCCATTCCTCAACATCCTGAACAGAATCGGCCTTCCAAGCCGCATCAAGGATGAGAATGGCGACCGTGCGCTGACCTTCTGA
- the nspC gene encoding carboxynorspermidine decarboxylase, which translates to MLQTPYYLIDKTKLLRNMEKIAYVREKSGAKALLALKCFATWSVFDFMAQYMDGTTSSSLYEVRLGHEKFGGETHAYSVAYADYEIDEVVSHADKIIFNSISQLERFGDKASGIVRGLRLNPQVSSSTFDLADPARPFSRLGEWDVAKVEKVMDLISGFMIHNNCENSDFGLFDRMLTQIEEKFGSLLSRAEWVSLGGGIHFTGENYPLDQFCDRLRAFSDKYSVQVYLEPGEASITKSTTLEVTVLDTLFNGKNLAIVDSSIEAHMLDLLIYRESAKVAPNEGEHPYMVCGKSCLAGDVFGEFKFGDELKIGDRISFQDAAGYTMVKKNWFNGVKMPAIAIKELDGSIRTVREFDFTDYQQSLS; encoded by the coding sequence ATGCTGCAGACACCTTACTATTTGATCGACAAAACGAAGCTACTCCGCAACATGGAGAAGATTGCCTATGTGCGCGAAAAATCCGGCGCCAAGGCCCTTCTGGCGCTGAAGTGTTTCGCCACATGGTCGGTGTTCGATTTCATGGCGCAGTACATGGATGGCACCACCTCTTCTTCTCTCTATGAAGTGCGGCTCGGCCATGAGAAGTTCGGCGGCGAAACACATGCCTATTCCGTTGCCTATGCCGATTACGAGATCGATGAAGTCGTCTCCCATGCGGACAAGATCATCTTCAACTCGATCAGCCAGCTGGAGCGCTTTGGCGACAAGGCTTCCGGCATCGTGCGCGGCCTTCGCCTGAACCCGCAGGTCAGTTCCTCCACATTCGATCTGGCCGACCCGGCGCGTCCATTCAGCCGTCTCGGCGAATGGGATGTCGCCAAGGTGGAAAAGGTCATGGACCTTATCTCCGGCTTCATGATCCACAACAATTGCGAAAACAGCGATTTCGGCCTGTTCGACCGCATGCTGACGCAGATCGAAGAGAAGTTCGGTTCGCTTCTGTCACGCGCAGAATGGGTGAGCCTCGGCGGCGGCATCCACTTCACCGGCGAAAACTATCCGCTGGACCAGTTCTGCGATCGGCTCAGGGCGTTTTCGGACAAATACAGCGTACAGGTCTATCTGGAGCCGGGCGAAGCTTCGATCACCAAGAGCACGACACTGGAAGTGACGGTTCTCGACACGCTGTTCAACGGCAAGAACCTCGCCATTGTCGATAGCTCCATCGAAGCCCATATGCTGGATCTGTTGATCTACCGCGAAAGCGCCAAGGTTGCTCCCAATGAAGGTGAGCATCCGTACATGGTCTGCGGCAAGTCCTGTCTCGCGGGCGATGTTTTCGGCGAGTTCAAATTCGGCGACGAGCTGAAGATCGGCGACCGCATCTCCTTCCAGGATGCAGCCGGTTATACGATGGTCAAGAAAAACTGGTTCAACGGCGTCAAGATGCCGGCCATCGCCATCAAGGAATTGGACGGGAGCATTCGCACCGTTCGCGAGTTCGACTTTACTGACTACCAGCAAAGTCTGTCGTAA